Genomic DNA from Myxococcales bacterium:
CGCCAGCGAGGCCGTGCGCTGTTGCACAGCGCGAGCACGCGGCCACGCGCGCCACTTCCCGCTGCCAGTTTATGCGCGTATTATCAACTAATGCCGAGGTTTTTTGCGATGTCGTCACGCGCACGCGTTGGTGGGGCCACACCTGGCGCCGCGGCGAGTTGGCCGGTGTGGCTGGTCGGGTGCTTGCTCACGCTCGCTGGTTCGCTCGGCGCCACGCCCGCCGCCGCCGATACCGAGGTCAAGCCGTACGTTTTGCTCATCGTCGATACCTCGGGCTCGATGGGCTCTTCAACCAATGCCGGCGTCGCAAGTTGTCCGGGCAGCTCCAGCAGCAAGCTGGATCACGCGAAGTGCGCGATCCAGCGCGTTGCGTATAGCTACGCTGAAATGATTTTGGGTCTTGGCATTTATCGCCAGGCGCCAACGGGCTCGGGCAATCAAACCTGCGGCAATGCGCCGAACACGCAGAGCTGTCCTTCAAAAAATGTGGTGTGTAACGCCAACGGCAACCTCGGCGATTCACTCGACGTCTTGGTGCCGCTGTACGACGGCAACACCGGCGGCGTGGTCTCGTTTAACAACATGTCGTGTAGCGGCGGATGCACCAATGGCGCCGCCGACCCCGAAATCATCGCCTCTGGCGGCACCCCGATTGGCGGATCGATCGTCGGCGCGAAGCGCTACTACCAGGGCCTTGACTCGCCCAACTTCGGCCCTTACGCCACGGGGCTCGGCGCTGATCCGATTCGCAACGACCCGCTCAAGAACGTCTTCGTCGGCGGCGAGCAATGCCGCCCATACCTCGTAATTCAGCTTACCGACGGCGGGGAAACGTGTGGCGGCAGCGCGCCTGCGGCGGCGACGTCGCTGCTCACAACCGTGGTCGACGGCCTGACCTATCGCATCGAGACCCGCGCCATCGGCTTTGGCATTGCCGCCGGCGACGCCGCCATCGAGGCGCTGGCACAGGCCGGGGGACGCCCCAATGTGCCGGGGGAAAACGAGGGCTACTACGCCGCCAACGAGGAAGAGCTGCAGATCGCCATCTCTGATATCGTCGCTGAGTCGATCAAGTACGAGCTGTGCAACGGCGCTGACGATGACTGCGACACGCTCATCGACGAAGACTTCACCAACCTCGGTGACGCCTGCTTTGATAACGGCATTGGTGTGTGCCGCGGCTCGGGTGTGCTTGTCTGCAACGCGGGCGAGACCGGCACCACCTGCCAGGTCACCAATCCTGGCGATTCGCCCTCGACAGAAATTTGCGACGGCCTCGACAATGATTGCGACACCCTGATCGACGAAGGCAACGTCTGTGGCGGCTGCACCAACGTCGAGGTCTGCAACAACCTCGACGACGACTGCGACGGGGTCGTCGACGACAATCTTACGCGCACCTGCGGCAGCGACGTTGGCGTGTGCGTGAAGGGCACCGAGACGTGCGTCGCCGGCGTGTGGGTCGGCTGCGACGACGTCGGGCCGCAGACCGAGATTTGTGACTCGCTCGACAACAACTGCGACGGCCTCACCGACGGCTTCGCGCAAAGCTGCTCGGATTTGCCCGGTGGCAACCCCAATATTGGCATCTGTCATCCTGGGACGCAGATTTGCCCCGCCAATGGCGACGGCAACTTTTTGCCATGCACCGGCGAGGTCGTGCCGCAAACCGAGGTTTGCGACCTTCTCGACAATGATTGCGATGGCTTCGTCGATGAAGACACCGGCGGCAACGCCTGCGATGCCGCCTGCGGCGTTGGCGTGACCGTTTGCGTCGCGGGGCAAATCCAATGCCCAGATGGGCAGGCGGGTGTTGAGACGTGCAATGGCTTTGACGACGACTGCGATGGGGTAATCGACGACGGCACGTTTGGCGGTGGCGCCTGCAACCAAGGCGGCACCATCTGCAATGGCGTGCTCGAATGCCTCAACGGCGGCCTTGTGTGTGAAGGGCCGCCGGTGGGCGTCGAGATTTGTAATTGCGAGGATGACGATTGCGATGGCAGCATCGACGAAAACCCCGGCAGCCTGTGCAGCGGTGGCTCGCAATGCGTGCAGTGCGAATGCGCCTTTGTATGCGCTCCGGGCGAGTTCCCGTGCCCGCTCGGCCGTAGCTGCATCGATGGTTTTTGCATCACCGATCTGTGTTTTGACGTCGTCTGCGAACCGCTGCCCGGCGGCGATGCGACCACCTGTGTCGAAGGCACCTGCCTGCGCGCCTGCGACATTACGCCATGCAGTGCCGGCACGGTTTGCGTGCCCGAGCTTGGCGAATGCCGCTTCGATGATTGCCGCACCTTCCCCGAGCGCTGCGACGCGACGGACACCTGCGTTGCCGGCGAATGCATCGATAATCCGTGTGCCGGCGTCACCTGCGAGGGCGGCGAGTACTGCAGCGGCGGCGATTGCGTCGACTCCTGCGCCGGCGTGGCATGCGGCACCGGCCGCCGTTGCGAGCTCGGAGTTTGCGTTGAGGATCCTTGCGGCGGCCCCTGCATCACCGGTGAGGTGTGCAATGCCGCAGCCGGCGTGTGCGTCGGAAATCTTTGCGCCGAAGGCTTTATGTGCGACGTCGGCCTGGCCTGCAATCCGCTTAACGGCCTGTGCGAACCGGATGTCTGTGCGACGGTCGCCTGCCCAAGCGAGGAGCAGGTCTGCGTGCAAGGAAGTTGCTATTTTCCAGCCGACGTCGCGCCGGCGTCGCAACGCGTGACCGTTGCCGGCAAGGGCTGTTCGGCGCAAACCGGGGCAGGCGCAGGCTGGCTGCTGCTTGCCCTCGCGGCGTTGACGCTGCAACGCCGGCGCCGCGCCGCTAAGGAGGTCGCGTAATGTCTGCCGGACCTGACCGCGGTCCGTTGGTAGGCGGTGCGATGCTAGCGTTGACGCTGGCCCTCGCAACTGCTTTCGCCCTGGCCCTAGGGAGCTGCAAGCTCAATGAGTATTGCATTGATTGCCCGGTCGAAGAAGACGCCACGCCGGTCGACGCACCTGACGACAGCGCCGATGCCGACGCGCCGGATGTCTGCCTCACCACGGGCGCCGAGCAATGCGACGGCGAGGACAATGATTGCGATGGCAGCATTGACGAGGACACGGCCGAAGAACCGCTGGCGCAAGTTGGCGACGTTTGCAGCAGCAACGTCGGCGAGTGCAGCGAGGGCACCTATGCCTGCGAAAATGGCGCGCTCGTTTGCGTCGGTGGCACCATCCCTACGCCCGAGCTGTGCGACAACCTCGACAACGACTGCGACGCTTTCATCGACGAAGGCAACCCGGGCGGGGCGCTGGTCTGCGGCACCGACGTCGGCGAGTGCATCGCCGGCACCACGGCATGCGTCAACGGTATCATCGATTGCATCGGCGACGTCGGCTCGGTCGGCGGCACGCCGGAGGCGTGCGACAATCGCGATAACGACTGCGACGGCTTGGTCGATGAGGGGCTCAATGGCTTTGGCAATTGCGGCCTCACCGACGAAGGCGAATGCGCGTTGGGCAATCTCACCTGCACTGGCGGCACGCCAATTTGTATCGGCGCCATCAATCCGACGTTTGAGCTCTGCGATAATCTCGACCAGGACTGCGATGGCTTTGACACCAATGGCTACAACCTAAACCTCGACCCACTCAACTGCGGCACCTGCGGCACCGTCTGCGTCGTGCCCAATGCCATCGCGGGATGCGCCGGTGGCCTTTGCGCGGTCGCGGGCTGCAGCGCCAACTTCTACGACATCGATCTCGATCCGCTAAATGGTTGTGAGTACCCGTGCACGTATCAGGGTCCCAACGAATTATGCAACCTCATCGACGATGACTGCGACGGCACCATCGACGAAAACCTCACCCCGCCGCCCATTTGTGAGACGCAGGGCGAGTGCGCCGGCGCCGTGCCGAGCTGTGGCGTTAATGGCTGGACCTGCAACTATGGCCCCACCGTGTCGCAGGACGCCAACGGTCAGATTATTCCCGAGACCACCTGCGATGGCCTCGACAACGATTGTAATGGCCAAACCGACGAAGCCTTCCCCGACATCGGGCAAGCGTGTGACGACGGCACGTTTGGCGTGTGCACCAGCTACGGCACGTGGGTATGCGGCCCCACCGGTAATTCGCCGCTGGAATGCGATATCACCATTCCCGGCGCGTCCGAAAGCGCCGAGGCTTGCGATGGCCTCGATAATGATTGCGACAACGTCGTCGACGACGGCGCGGCCACCGGCAACCTGCCGGGGCAAAACTGGGTCAGCATCGGCAATGGCGTTTCAATGATGAAGTACGAAGCGTCGCGGCCGGATGCGACGTCGACGCTCACCGGCATTCGCACGACGGCGACGTGTTCGCGGCCCGATGTCCTGCCATGGACCAACGTCACGCCGCCTGAGGCGGCCGCGGCCTGCGCGTCGGTCGGCGCGCGGCTGTGCACCGAAGTCGAATGGCATCGCGCCTGCGCGGTGGTCGCCGGGCAAACCTATCCCGTGGCGCAGCCAGGCAGCGGCAACGGCGACGTCGTGCTCGAGGCCGAGAATTACTACCAGGCCGTCGCGGTCACCGATCCGGGCGATAGCAAAGAGCGCCGCTTCTTGCCAGATTCGGCCGGTGGCATCTCGGGGCTGATGGCGCTCAAGGTGTCGCCTAATAACGGGCAAAGCAACACCACGGCGCAAGCCATCACGCAGTCGACCTATGTTGACTATCGCATCACCATGGCCCAGACCGGCAACCACTTCATTTGGGTGCGCATGCTCGGTACTACCGATAGTGACGATGCGATCTATGTTGGGCTCAAGGCAGGGGCAAGCCCTGCGTTTGTTGCCGGCGATTTGCTCAGCATCGTGGATAGCCGCGGAAGTAATCAGTCGACGTATTTTTGGTATCGCGCCGCCGCCATCAACGTCGCCGGCACGGGCTTGCATACGCTCCGCATTTATATGGCCGAGGATGGCGCGAAGATCGATCAGGTATTTCTGACCAAGAATACGAGCACCTCGTTTCCGGCCCAGCGGGGTCTTGCGCCAACGCGGCCTCGTGCAAAACCGGCAACACCTACGCCTACGCCAGCTCGCCCAATACCTACGCAGGCACCACCTGCAACGCGCTCGAGTACGATACCAACACAGGCCTTGCAGGCGATCAGAACGATATCGAACCCACCGCCAGCCTGCCGCAATGCAATGCGGCGTGGGCGGATGGCGGCATCTTCGATCTCTCGGGCAACGCCAAAGAATGGACCGCGCCGCGGCTGCCAGGGGTCAACCCCTTGCGTGGTGGCGCGTCTAACAACACCGGCCTTGGCACCAGCTGCGCCTTTGACTTTACGGCGGCCGGCAACGGCTTTGCCTTCGGCAACGTCGGCTTTCGCTGCTGTCGCTGACCAGCACCCGCCGTGGCGAGCCAGTTCTGCGTGCGCTGCCGGTTGCCCGAGCGGGCGTGCGTCTGCGCGCGCCTGGTGAGGGGGCAAAGCAACATCGCCTTGACGATCGTGCGCCACGTCGGCGAGCGTTCGCGCGTCTCCAACAGCGCGCACTTGGTCGCGCTGGCCCTGCCGGCCACCCGCATCATCGATTACGGCTTACACGGGGCGCCCGTGGAACACATTGAGCTGCCGCGCACCCCCGGCACGTATTTGCTCTTTCCCGAGGGACCGCCGCGCCACGACCTTGCATCGCTGCCGCATCCGCTAGATCATTTGGTGGTGCTCGATGCGTCGTGGAGCCAGGTTCGCCGCATGCGGCATCGGCTGCCTGCGCTTGCCGGCATGCCACCGCTGCACGTCGCGGCCTCGGCGCAGCGTCGGCGCATGCGCGCACCGCCCAAGGCGGGCCTGGTCTCCACGCTAGAAGCCATCGCGCTGGCGCTCGACCTCGCGGGGGAGCAGGGCGCCGCGGCAACCCTCGAGGCGACGTACGACACGTTCACCGCCGCGATGATGGGCCTGGGCCGAACGGGGCACCTCTGATGCGCTTGCCACTTGGCGTCAAGCTCACGCTTACCACCTCGGTGGCGGTTGCCATCGCGCTGGGAACGTTTGCGCTCATCACCGGCAAGTCATTGGGCGGCGGCATGCCGTGGATCTCTGCCGGCGCGTTGTTGGTTAGCGGCGTGCTGGGCGCGGTGTGGCAGAGCATTCGCGTCGTGCGCCCACTACGCGCCATGGCCGATGCCACGCGCGACATTGCCGGCGGCGATCTGTCGCGACGCGTGCCAGTAGAGAGTCGCGACGAGGTCGGTGCCATGGCGCAAAATTTAAACACGATGGCCGAGGCGCTTGAGGCCTTGCTGCACGATCGCGAGGCGCAGGCGCGGGTCAATCAAGAACTCGAGCTGGCGCGGACGCTGCAAAAGGCGATGCTGCCGCCGAGCGATGCCGTGGCCTCGGCGGGCCACGTCGTGTTTGGCACCAGCCGGCCAGCCTCGCGCTGTGGCGGCGATTGGTGGCTACACCATGAAATTTCGCCGACGCGGCTGCTCCTGGTCGTCGCCGATGCCACCGGCCACGGCGTGGGGGCCGCACTCATCGCCGCCACGGCCCGCGGCGCCTTGCTCGCCGTTATCGAAGCCAAGGGTGAGGCACTCACCACGGACGACGTGATGCGCGCCTTTGCCGCCGGGACAATGCGTAGCAATGCCACCACCGGCGAGACGCCGATGACCTCGCTGGTTGTCATCTGCGACGTCGCCACGGGTGAGCTGCAGTATCGCAATTGCGGCATGCCGTTTCCGCTGCTCGTCGCGGGCGGCGGCGTAACGGCCCTGACCTCGCTGCAGGTCGCAACGCGGCACCCGTGGCGGCGCGGCGAGACGCTCGTCATGTATAGCGACGGCCTCACCGAGCAGCAGAACGCCAAGGGCATGCGGTTTGGCGATCGCCGGCTCGCCGCCGTCTTGCGCGCACAGGGTGGCACGCTGCTCGCCCGCGATCACCGCGCCGTCATCGACGCCGGCATTGAGTTCGCCGGCGGCATCGCCCCCGACGACGACATCACGCTGGTGATGTGCCAGGCGCCCCAAGGGCCGCAAGATAGCTAAACCCAGCTTGCATCGCGGCGTGCAGCGCCGCCAGCGACGCCGGCGTCTTGATATCCACCACGGGCTCGGTGTCGTATTGTTCGAAGAACAGCGTGTGCGGCGCTTCATCGGGCACACCGAGCGCGGTGCGAATGCGGCGGTGATCGGGCACAAAGCCGCGGTGCAGCAGCGAAGTCAAAGTGTTGCCGATGGTGCCCTGCAGCCCGCAAATCAGCACGGTGCAGGTGGTGGGGTTGATCGCCGGTACGCCGACCTGCGTCGCGAGGCGATCTAAGTTTTCGGCGACAAACAAGTTCTCGACGCGACCGGTTTGCCCGCTCCAGGTCGGCGATTCGGCCGGACGCGACACCGTCGGCACATAGCGCAGGCCCAGCGTCGCGACATATCCCTCCAGCTCCTGCCGATAACCGAGTTCGTTATCGCGCGACACGCCGTGCAAGATGGCGTAGCGCGAGAGGTCGGGCGTGCGACTGGGATGCGCGTCGATGGCCTCGCGCACCATGCTGACAAATGGCGCAAGCCCGGTGCCAGCGGCAACCATAATGCAAACGCGAGGGTCGCCGGCGCCGACGGTGTCGGGCAGCGTAAACTTGCCGGCGGCGACCGGCCGCATGTAAAGCCGAGCACCCGCCTGAAGGCCAAAGCACTGCGGCGTCAGCGGATTGGCCGATTCGGGCGTCGAGACGCGGCGGATATAAAATTCCGCGGCGCCGCGGTGGTGGGGTGACGAGGCGATGGACATCGAGCGCCGCACCGAGCCGAGTTCGGGCTGCGCCTCATTATTGAGGCCAATCACGCAGTATTGCCCGGCGACAAACCACGGGAACTCGGCTGGCGGCTCGTCAGGGCGCACAAAAAAATGTGCCAGGCCCGGCGCGATGTCGACGCGCGCCTCCAGCGTCGCGTTGTACTCAAGCAACTTAGCCATGGCTCACCGTAACAGGCAATGCCGGCTGACGCCATGCGCGCACGCCGAGCACGCCGATCGCGATGGCAAGCCCGGCGAGCACAAGCGCCACGACGGCATTTATCCACGCGGGCGAGCCCAGCGTCGCGGCCGCCAGCTCGCGTATTTGCAACACCAGCGAGGTCAGCGTGATGCTGGCGACAAACAAGCACGGTGCCAACGTGAACCAATAGCGACGGCCCTCTCGCCGCAGCCACAAGGTAATGGCGAGCAGCGAGAGGGCGGCGAGCAGCTGATTCGAGGTGCCAAATAACTTCCAGAACAGCGCGTACGCGCCTTGCCCTGCCATGAGCAAAAACACTAGCGGCACCGCGCAGGTGAGCAAGGTCGCGCCCACGGCCGCCAGGCGCGAAGGCGCCGCAAACACCTCTTGCAACAGATATCGCCCCAGCCGCGTCGCCGAATCGAGCGTGTCAAAAATGAAGGTGGACAGGGCCATCGCGCCAAACGTAATCGCCATGGTGCGATGCTCGGGCCCAATAATTTGCGTGAGGAAGGTGCCGATGCCCTTGGCATAAAGCGCGCCCGGCTTGTCAGTGCTCGTGGCCACGATCATCACCGTCGCCAGCGCGATCAGCGCGACGAACGCCTCAAGCAACATGGCGCCATACCCCACGGGGTGGCAATGCGTCTCCTTGTCGATCTGCTTGGAGGTGGTGCCCGAGCACACCAGGCCGTGAAACCCCGAGCACGCGCCGCACGCAATGGTCACGAACAAAAACGGAAACAGCGAGCCGCCGCTGGCGCTAAAGCCGCGAAACGCCGGTTGCTCGATGCTATGGCCGCCAAAGAAAATGCCGATCACGCCGA
This window encodes:
- a CDS encoding carbon starvation protein A; protein product: MHLALLAGAMVALLALGYRFYGRFIARQFALQAGAQTPSHRHADGVDFVPTRPFYLFGQHFSAIAAAGPIVGPILACQQYGWLPCVLWIGFGVIFIGAVHDVATLVASVRHDGKSIAEVLRVHVGRPAWLMMSTFIWVALVYVIVAFTDVTASTFVTGDAETKDLMRFNQGGAVALAALLYLGLAMVMGIIERFLKWPLWLLTIIFVPATVGCIWVGTQYSTLLILPWQAWIFVLLGYCALASVAPVWLLMQPRGYLGGFVLYAALLIGVIGIFFGGHSIEQPAFRGFSASGGSLFPFLFVTIACGACSGFHGLVCSGTTSKQIDKETHCHPVGYGAMLLEAFVALIALATVMIVATSTDKPGALYAKGIGTFLTQIIGPEHRTMAITFGAMALSTFIFDTLDSATRLGRYLLQEVFAAPSRLAAVGATLLTCAVPLVFLLMAGQGAYALFWKLFGTSNQLLAALSLLAITLWLRREGRRYWFTLAPCLFVASITLTSLVLQIRELAAATLGSPAWINAVVALVLAGLAIAIGVLGVRAWRQPALPVTVSHG
- a CDS encoding SpoIIE family protein phosphatase; this translates as MRLPLGVKLTLTTSVAVAIALGTFALITGKSLGGGMPWISAGALLVSGVLGAVWQSIRVVRPLRAMADATRDIAGGDLSRRVPVESRDEVGAMAQNLNTMAEALEALLHDREAQARVNQELELARTLQKAMLPPSDAVASAGHVVFGTSRPASRCGGDWWLHHEISPTRLLLVVADATGHGVGAALIAATARGALLAVIEAKGEALTTDDVMRAFAAGTMRSNATTGETPMTSLVVICDVATGELQYRNCGMPFPLLVAGGGVTALTSLQVATRHPWRRGETLVMYSDGLTEQQNAKGMRFGDRRLAAVLRAQGGTLLARDHRAVIDAGIEFAGGIAPDDDITLVMCQAPQGPQDS
- a CDS encoding DTW domain-containing protein; the encoded protein is MRCRLPERACVCARLVRGQSNIALTIVRHVGERSRVSNSAHLVALALPATRIIDYGLHGAPVEHIELPRTPGTYLLFPEGPPRHDLASLPHPLDHLVVLDASWSQVRRMRHRLPALAGMPPLHVAASAQRRRMRAPPKAGLVSTLEAIALALDLAGEQGAAATLEATYDTFTAAMMGLGRTGHL